The Streptomyces sp. NBC_00454 DNA segment GGAGGCACCGTCACCGACCTGGCGGGCGAACCCTGGAACACCGGCAGCCGCGACTTCCTGGCCGCCGCCCCCGGCCTCCACGCCGCCGCCCTCAAGGTCCTCTCACCGATCGCCTGACCGGAACCCTCCGCTCTTCCCCACCCCGATACCGCAAGGAGCATCACCCCATGGCCAGCATCGGCATCCTGGGCACCGGCCGCGTCGGCACCAACCTCGCCGCCAAGCTCTCCTCAGCCGGACACCACGTCACCCTCGGAGCCCGGAGCCCCGAAGGCACCGCCGCCCGCCCCGCGGGACTCGCCCCGCCGGTGGCCTTCGCCGACCAGCGCACCACTGCCCGCACCGCAGACATCGTGATCAACGCGACGCCCGGCGACAGCTCCCTGGACCGCCTCACCGAGCTGCGCACCGAACTCGCCGGCAAAATACTCATCGACGTCTCCAACGCCACCCGCGACGACAGCGACGGCCTACCCGGCGAGCTGTGCTATCCCGGCAGCAGCCTCGCCGA contains these protein-coding regions:
- a CDS encoding NADPH-dependent F420 reductase, which codes for MASIGILGTGRVGTNLAAKLSSAGHHVTLGARSPEGTAARPAGLAPPVAFADQRTTARTADIVINATPGDSSLDRLTELRTELAGKILIDVSNATRDDSDGLPGELCYPGSSLAEKLQAALPDTHVVKTLNTMLFMVMTAPETLATPPTAYLSGDDEHAKKTVTGLLGDLGWQPELIEDLGDITTARATEAMILVVPHILRRHGFRPFAVSLSR